The genomic DNA GTCGCTCCCGGGAGTGAAAGCGCGCGCGCACTGATTGACGCCGTCCGGAACCATCCTCGTGGTAAATATGTCACCCTGCTGACCAACTGGTGCGGTGAGTTCTCTTCCCAGGAGGCACGACGCCTGTTCAGTGAAGCCGGTCTGCCCACCTACCGCACTCCGGAAGGCACGATTACGGCGTTTATGCATATGGTGGAGTATCGCCGCAACCAGAAGCAGCTCCGTGAAACCCCGGCTTTACCGGGTAACCTGACGGCGAACACCGCCGATGTTCACCGGCTTTTACAGCAGGCTATCGAAGAGGGAGCCACCTCGCTTGATACGCACGAAGTGCAGCCGATTCTGGGCAGTTACGGGATGCAAACCCTGCCCACCTGGATTGCCGGCGACAGCGCCGAAGCCGTGCATATTGCCGAACAAATTGGCTATCCCGTTGCCCTCAAGCTTCGCTCACCGGATATCCCGCATAAGTCTGATGTCCAGGGGGTGATGTTATACCTGCGGACTGCGACCGAGGTACAGCAAGCCGCTGATGCCATATTCGACCGGGTCAAAATGGCCTGGCCTCAGGCGCGGATCCACGGACTGCTGGTGCAAAGCATGGCTAATCGCGCTGGCGCTCAGGAGTTGCGCGTGGTGGTTGAATACGATCCTGTCTTTGGCCCGCTTATCATGCTGGGGGAAGGCGGCGTCGAGTGGCGTCCTGAGGAGCAGGCGGTCGTGGCTTTGCCACCACTGAACATGAACCTGGCGCGTTATCTGATCATTCAGGCCATCAAAAGCAAAAAAATCCGGGGCCGAAGCGCGCTGCGCCCTCTTGATATTGCCGGGTTGAGTCAGTTCCTGGTGCAGGTGTCTAATCTGATTGTTGATTGCGCGGAGATCCAGCGGCTGGACATCCACCCGCTGCTCGCCTCCGGCAGTGAGTTTACGGCCCTGGACGTCACGCTGGATATCGCGCCTTTCGAGGGTGACAGAGAGAGCCGCCTTGCGATCCGCCCGTATCCTCTGCAACTGGAGGAGTGGGTGGAGATGAAAAACGGAGAGCGCGCGTTGTTCCGCCCTATCCTGCCGGAAGATGAACCGCAGCTGCGCACGTTCATCTCTCAGGTAACGAAAGAGGATCTTTACTATCGCTATTTTAGCGAAATCAACGAATTTACCCACGATGATTTAGCCAATATGACCCAGATCGACTACGATCGAGAAATGGCATTTGTCGCCGTCCGTCGTTCCGATAAGGGCGATGAGATCCTCGGCGTTACGCGTGCTATTTCCGACCCGGATAATGTTGATGCGGAGTTTGCTGTGCTGGTGCGCTCCGATCTGAAAGGGTTGGGTCTGGGGCGACGGCTGCTGGAAAAACTCATCAGTTATACGCGAGATCACGGATTGTTACGCCTCAATGGCATTACTATGCCTAACAATCGCGGTATGGTGACCCTGGCGCGAAAACTTGGATTTGACGTTGATATTCAGCTGGACGAAGGTATTGTGGCCTTATCCCTGAGCCTGATATCAGCGGATAAAGCCGAGTAAGCTACTGGAAATGTTACCCACTTTGGACGGGACTGGTGGTATCATTGTCCGCTTATGTTGTTTGCATGGTACAGACAACCCTTCAATGAACAGAGAAGAAACGCACTGTGATGTTGTCAAAATTTAAGCGTAATAAACATCAACAACACCTTGCTCAACTACCGAAGATTTCTCAGTCAGTTGATGATGTAGAGTTCTTTTACGCTCCCGCCCATTTTCGGGAGACGCTTCTGGAAAAGATTGCCGGCGCTACGCGTCGCATTTGCATTGTGGCCCTGTATCTTGAACAAGATGAAGGTGGGCGAGCGATCTTAAATGCGCTCTATGAAGCCAAGCGTCAACGTCCGGAACTGGATGTTCGCGTGCTGGTCGACTGGCACCGCGCTCAGCGTGGCCGTATAGGCGCTGCTGCTTCAAACACCAATGCTGACTGGTATTGCCGCACGGCGCAGGAAAATCCTGGCGTCGATGTGCCCGTTTACGGCGTACCTGTAAATACCCGAGAAGCGCTCGGCGTCCTCCATTTCAAAGGGTTCATCATTGATGACAGCGTGCTGTACAGCGGCGCGAGCCTGAATGATGTTTACCTCCATCAGCTCGATAAATATCGATATGACCGTTACCATCTGGTTCGTAATCCGCAGATGGCGGATATCATGTTTAACTGGGTTGATAAGAACTTAGTGCAGGGTCGCGGCGTAAATCGTCTTGACGATCCACACCGTCCTAAAAGCCCGGAAATTAAAAATGATATCCGCGCGTTCCGCCAGGAACTGCGTGATGCGGTCTACCATTTCCAGGGCGATGCCAATAACGAAGAGCTGTCCGTTACACCGCTGGTGGGGTTAGGCAAATCAAGCCTGCTGAACAAAACGATTTTCCACCTGATGCCGTGTGCGGAGCAGAAACTCATCATCTGCACCCCTTACTTCAACCTTCCCGCCGTGCTGGTGCGTAATATCATTCAGCTGCTGCGTGATGGTAAAAAAGTTGAAATTATCGTCGGTGACAAAACGGCTAACGACTTCTTTATTCCTGAAGATCAACCGTTCAAGATTATCGGTGCCCTCCCTTATCTCTATGAGATTAACCTGCGCCGTTTCCTGAGCCGTTTACAGTATTACGTTAACACTGACCAGCTGGTCGTGCGTCTGTGGAAAGATGAAGACAACAGTTATCATCTGAAAGGGATGTGGGTCGACGATGAATGGATGCTGCTTACGGGCAATAACCTCAACCCTCGCGCCTGGCGTCTGGATCTCGAAAATGCCATCCTGATCCATGACCCGAAACATGAGTTAGCGACCAGTCGTGAACGTGAGCTCGAGCTTATTCGCACGCATACCACTGTGGTTCAGCATTACCGTGAACTGCAGAGCATTGCCGATTACCCGGTGAAAGTCCGCAAGCTTATTCGTCGCCTGCGTCGAATCCGTATTGACAGACTTATCAGCCGTATTCTGTGATGTCCAGGCCCTGTCAGCGACAGGGCTTTTTTTTGGAGTCCGCTAATGCGTATTCTTCTCTTGCTGAGTGCTCTCTTTCTCAGTGGCTGTAGCCATATGGCTAACGATAGCTGGTCCGGGCAGGATAAAGCGCAACACTTTCTCGCCTCCGCGATGTTGTCCGCTGCCGGTAATGAGTATGCACAACATCAGGGGTACAGTCGGGATCGTAGTGCGGCAATCGGCCTGATGTTCTCTGTAAGCCTTGGGGCTTCAAAAGAACTGTGGGATAGCCGCCCCGCGGGGAGCGGCTGGAGCTGGAAAGACTTTGCCTGGGACGTAGCCGGTGCCACGACCGGCTATGCCGTGTGGCAGATGGCTCGCTATTAGAGACGAATACCTTTACCCTTTCGATGCAGCATCAGGGAGACAATAAAGGCCAGTGCCCCCATCACCGTCACGTACCAGAAGAAGGTTGTTTCCGTTCCCCATGATTTAAGCGACAGCGCGACGTACTCCGCAGAGCCACCGAACAGCGCATTGGCGACCGCATAAGAAAGCCCTACCCCCAAAGCGCGTACCTGTGCCGGGAACATCTCAGCCTTCAGGATCCCACTGATCGATGTGTAAAAACTGACAATGACCATCGCCAGCATGACCAGACCAAAGGCGGCATACGGTGAGGAAACGTGCTGAAGCGCAGTTAAAATGGGAACAGTACATAACGCGGACATGCCGCCAAAGATCAGCATTGATGTGCGACGCCCTATTTTATCGGAGAGCGCGCCAATAAGTGGCTGAATCAGCATAAAGACGAACAACGCGGCGGTCATGATAGCGCTGGCGACGTTGGCGTGCATGCCCGTGGTGTTCACCAGATATTTTTGCATGTAGGTGGTGAAGGTGTAAAAGCTGAGAGAACCGCCCGCGGTGAACCCGAGAACCATCAGGAAAGCTTTGCGGTTACGCCACAGCCCTTTAAACGACCCCGCCTCCTTCAGCGCCCGGACCTCTTTTTGCGAGGTTTCATCCAATTGACGACGCAACCAGAGTGCGACGACCGCCAGTACAGCGCCCATCGCGAAAGGAATTCGCCATCCCCACTCATGAAGCTGGCTGTCGGTAAGGACCTGCTGCAGAATAACCACCACCAGAATGGCCAGAAGCTGGCCACCAATAAGCGTGACGTACTGGAAAGAGGCGTAAAACCCTTTCCGGCCCTCAAGGGCAATTTCACTCATGTAAGTGGCGCTGGTACCGTATTCTCCTCCAACAGAAAGCCCCTGGAACAGACGAGCCAGTAGCAAAAGAGCCGGCGCCCATGTCCCGATAGCGTCATAACCGGGAAGACAGGCGATCACCAGCGAGCCAAAACACATCATGCAGACCGAAATCAGCATGGATGCCTTACGTCCTCGACGGTCTGCAATCCGTCCAAACAACCATCCACCAATGGGGCGCATTAAGAAGCCCGCAGCAAATACGCCCGCCGTTTGCAGAAGCTGTGTGGTGGTGTTGCCGGACGGGAAGAAGATATGTGCGAAGTAAAGTGAACAGAATGAGTAGACGTAAAAGTCGAACCATTCCACCAGGTTCCCTGAAGAGGCACTGACGATTGCCCATACCCTTCTACGGGAATCACTGGCAGCCAGCGTCCCGTTCGATGTTATGCTTTCTGTCATTGTGATTATGCTCCTGCCATAAAAACGGCATGCTGAGTCCTGAGAACTCACGATCTTGTAAAGCAAATGTTATTATTTTGTTATAAATAACATTGAGAGTAAGATCACATTTTCTGTTAGCAAGGTAAGTTATAGGATAAAGACTAAGGGTCGTTGGCTGGTGTGGCGGTGTGCAGTCTGACGCCGTCTCCGGTGGCGGGAAAGAACCAAAGCAAAAAACCCCGCACCATACGGTACGGGGT from Enterobacter ludwigii includes the following:
- a CDS encoding MFS transporter, whose amino-acid sequence is MTESITSNGTLAASDSRRRVWAIVSASSGNLVEWFDFYVYSFCSLYFAHIFFPSGNTTTQLLQTAGVFAAGFLMRPIGGWLFGRIADRRGRKASMLISVCMMCFGSLVIACLPGYDAIGTWAPALLLLARLFQGLSVGGEYGTSATYMSEIALEGRKGFYASFQYVTLIGGQLLAILVVVILQQVLTDSQLHEWGWRIPFAMGAVLAVVALWLRRQLDETSQKEVRALKEAGSFKGLWRNRKAFLMVLGFTAGGSLSFYTFTTYMQKYLVNTTGMHANVASAIMTAALFVFMLIQPLIGALSDKIGRRTSMLIFGGMSALCTVPILTALQHVSSPYAAFGLVMLAMVIVSFYTSISGILKAEMFPAQVRALGVGLSYAVANALFGGSAEYVALSLKSWGTETTFFWYVTVMGALAFIVSLMLHRKGKGIRL
- a CDS encoding YfiM family lipoprotein; the encoded protein is MRILLLLSALFLSGCSHMANDSWSGQDKAQHFLASAMLSAAGNEYAQHQGYSRDRSAAIGLMFSVSLGASKELWDSRPAGSGWSWKDFAWDVAGATTGYAVWQMARY
- a CDS encoding bifunctional acetate--CoA ligase family protein/GNAT family N-acetyltransferase is translated as MSQRGLEALLRPKSIAVIGASMKPDRAGYLMMRNLLAGGFNGPVMPVTPAYKAVQGVLAWPDVQSLPFIPDLAILCTNAKRNPALLESLGRKGCKTCIILSSPPEQQPELLACASRYQMRILGPNSLGLLAPWQGLNASFSPVPIRKGKLAFISQSAAVSNTILDWAQQREMGFSYFIALGDSLDIDVDELLDFLARDSKTSAILLYLEHLSDARRFVSASRSASRNKPILVIKSGRSPAAQRLLQSHSGMDPAWDAAIQRAGLLRVQDTHELFSAVETLSHMRPLRGEKLMIVSNGAAPAALALDELWLRNGKLATLGEETLQRLKEALPASVSPGNPLDLRDDASSDHYIRAISLLLDSQDFDALMIIHSPSAVAPGSESARALIDAVRNHPRGKYVTLLTNWCGEFSSQEARRLFSEAGLPTYRTPEGTITAFMHMVEYRRNQKQLRETPALPGNLTANTADVHRLLQQAIEEGATSLDTHEVQPILGSYGMQTLPTWIAGDSAEAVHIAEQIGYPVALKLRSPDIPHKSDVQGVMLYLRTATEVQQAADAIFDRVKMAWPQARIHGLLVQSMANRAGAQELRVVVEYDPVFGPLIMLGEGGVEWRPEEQAVVALPPLNMNLARYLIIQAIKSKKIRGRSALRPLDIAGLSQFLVQVSNLIVDCAEIQRLDIHPLLASGSEFTALDVTLDIAPFEGDRESRLAIRPYPLQLEEWVEMKNGERALFRPILPEDEPQLRTFISQVTKEDLYYRYFSEINEFTHDDLANMTQIDYDREMAFVAVRRSDKGDEILGVTRAISDPDNVDAEFAVLVRSDLKGLGLGRRLLEKLISYTRDHGLLRLNGITMPNNRGMVTLARKLGFDVDIQLDEGIVALSLSLISADKAE
- the pssA gene encoding CDP-diacylglycerol--serine O-phosphatidyltransferase, producing MLSKFKRNKHQQHLAQLPKISQSVDDVEFFYAPAHFRETLLEKIAGATRRICIVALYLEQDEGGRAILNALYEAKRQRPELDVRVLVDWHRAQRGRIGAAASNTNADWYCRTAQENPGVDVPVYGVPVNTREALGVLHFKGFIIDDSVLYSGASLNDVYLHQLDKYRYDRYHLVRNPQMADIMFNWVDKNLVQGRGVNRLDDPHRPKSPEIKNDIRAFRQELRDAVYHFQGDANNEELSVTPLVGLGKSSLLNKTIFHLMPCAEQKLIICTPYFNLPAVLVRNIIQLLRDGKKVEIIVGDKTANDFFIPEDQPFKIIGALPYLYEINLRRFLSRLQYYVNTDQLVVRLWKDEDNSYHLKGMWVDDEWMLLTGNNLNPRAWRLDLENAILIHDPKHELATSRERELELIRTHTTVVQHYRELQSIADYPVKVRKLIRRLRRIRIDRLISRIL